The following coding sequences lie in one Myxococcus xanthus genomic window:
- a CDS encoding DUF58 domain-containing protein, giving the protein MLLDAQTLARLQGVKLRARAVMEGVLSGLHKSPHQGQSVEFAEHKEYAPGDELRHLDWKAYGKFDKYYVKRFEHETNLRAVMVVDASASMGYRSGALSKLDVATTLAGALCYLLVRQQDAAGLALMAGGKWKDVPPRASAGHLNVLLDTLEHTEPTGTTDLGGAADHLAEVLPRRSSVIVLSDLLDENQDALRRILALRQRKNDVSVFHLVDPAELTFPFDDPTLFIDMEGQGRIEVNPREIKESYLEEFNAFLANVKTACAEADVDYDLVRTDDKLDDVLLRYLSRRGRRR; this is encoded by the coding sequence ATGCTGCTCGACGCCCAGACACTGGCCCGCCTCCAGGGAGTGAAGCTGCGCGCCCGCGCGGTGATGGAGGGCGTGTTGTCCGGCCTCCACAAGAGCCCGCATCAGGGGCAGAGCGTGGAGTTCGCGGAGCACAAGGAGTACGCCCCCGGCGACGAGCTCCGCCACCTGGACTGGAAGGCCTACGGCAAGTTCGACAAGTACTACGTCAAGCGCTTCGAGCACGAGACGAACCTGCGCGCCGTCATGGTGGTGGATGCATCCGCCTCCATGGGCTACCGCAGCGGCGCGCTGAGCAAGCTGGACGTGGCCACCACGCTGGCGGGCGCGCTGTGCTACCTGCTGGTGCGCCAGCAGGACGCGGCGGGCCTGGCGCTGATGGCGGGCGGCAAGTGGAAGGACGTGCCGCCGCGCGCGTCGGCCGGGCACCTCAACGTGCTGCTGGACACGCTGGAGCACACCGAGCCCACCGGCACCACGGACCTGGGCGGCGCGGCGGACCACCTGGCGGAGGTGTTGCCCCGGCGCTCCAGCGTCATCGTCCTGTCGGACCTGCTGGACGAGAACCAGGACGCGCTGCGCCGCATCCTCGCGCTGCGCCAGCGAAAGAACGACGTGTCCGTGTTCCACCTGGTGGACCCGGCGGAGCTGACGTTCCCCTTCGACGACCCCACGCTCTTCATCGACATGGAGGGCCAGGGCCGCATCGAGGTGAACCCGCGCGAAATCAAGGAGAGCTACCTGGAGGAGTTCAACGCCTTCCTGGCGAACGTGAAGACCGCGTGCGCCGAGGCGGACGTGGACTACGACCTGGTGCGCACCGACGACAAGCTGGATGACGTGCTGCTGCGGTACCTGTCGCGGCGCGGGAGGCGCCGGTGA
- a CDS encoding BatA domain-containing protein, translating to MTFGNPWMLLGALGALIPLLVHLFDRRRPRPHPFGPLAFVMRSQKRTASRLKLKRLLLYALRTLILLAIPIALARPELTRDAAAAQVVKGPAATAIILDASLSMRWSDGTPLFERARDEARDALKDLLPEEPATVLVCTQSPAAPPPPGFDRGRLRSLVDEAKATHGTADLSRCLDMAARALEENPMPAKRLVLVSDMTAAAFRLEAPPPTVKGPTGAPVKPEVVLRDAAEGHEVLNNRAIVDLKVEPALQAGPRTFQFTFTVRNFGAEPVKDLEAAVRVGESTLAKGFVDIPPGGTTQKTLTVRFPQGGTVLGQVTLAPDALVEDDRRSFVLPVPRALKALVVNGSPHATRYRDEAFFVDAALTAPGSPVEVATRDAEVGLREDFSTYDLVLLLNVPAPSADEAQKLAAFVENGGGLFISMGDRVNPEAYNQRLGPVLPRPLRLVRTSAERDDPDADTKSARLAQVSVEHVLFSPFTGKAEEGLVGARFYKYMLLEADSPGATGASQVLATYEDGAPAVAVARKGKGRVALLTSTVDRDWSDFSIRTSFLPLMQRFAAYLTGSLDEREEVRVRVGESATLRPEGAQKVSSVRAPDGTEVSVNEQPEGALVAGPVTEPGVYSVLGADGKVQPDLSFAAVLDPSESDLGRVPTDTLTAYFGEETVKASTGDADKPTVPLWTWLILAACLAFFFEGTLLRK from the coding sequence GTGACCTTCGGCAATCCGTGGATGCTGCTGGGCGCGCTGGGCGCCCTCATCCCCCTGCTGGTGCACCTGTTCGACCGGCGCCGTCCCCGGCCGCACCCCTTCGGACCGCTGGCCTTCGTGATGCGCAGCCAGAAGCGCACCGCCAGCCGCCTCAAGCTCAAGCGCCTGCTGCTGTACGCGCTGCGCACGCTCATCCTGCTGGCCATCCCCATTGCCCTGGCGCGCCCCGAGCTGACGCGTGACGCGGCCGCCGCGCAGGTGGTGAAGGGCCCCGCGGCTACCGCCATCATCCTGGACGCGTCGTTGTCCATGCGCTGGTCGGACGGCACGCCGCTCTTCGAGCGCGCCCGCGACGAGGCCCGCGACGCGCTGAAGGACCTGCTGCCCGAAGAGCCCGCCACCGTGCTGGTGTGCACGCAGTCCCCCGCCGCGCCGCCGCCGCCGGGCTTCGACCGCGGCCGTCTGCGCTCGCTGGTGGATGAAGCGAAGGCCACCCACGGCACCGCGGACCTGTCGCGCTGCCTGGACATGGCGGCCCGCGCGCTGGAGGAGAACCCCATGCCCGCCAAGCGGCTGGTGCTGGTCTCCGACATGACGGCCGCGGCCTTCCGCCTGGAGGCGCCGCCGCCCACGGTGAAGGGCCCCACGGGCGCGCCCGTGAAGCCAGAGGTGGTGCTGCGCGACGCGGCCGAGGGCCACGAGGTGCTGAACAACCGCGCCATCGTCGACCTCAAGGTGGAGCCCGCGCTGCAGGCCGGCCCGCGCACGTTCCAGTTCACCTTCACGGTGCGCAACTTCGGCGCGGAGCCGGTGAAGGACCTGGAGGCCGCGGTGCGCGTGGGCGAGTCCACGCTGGCCAAGGGCTTCGTGGACATCCCCCCGGGCGGCACGACGCAGAAGACGCTCACCGTGCGCTTCCCGCAGGGCGGCACGGTGCTGGGGCAGGTGACGCTGGCGCCGGACGCGCTGGTGGAGGATGACCGGCGTTCGTTCGTGCTTCCGGTGCCCCGCGCGCTGAAGGCGCTGGTGGTGAATGGCTCGCCCCACGCGACGCGCTACCGGGACGAGGCCTTCTTCGTGGACGCGGCCCTCACCGCCCCGGGCTCGCCGGTGGAGGTGGCCACGCGCGACGCGGAGGTGGGGCTGCGCGAGGACTTCTCCACCTACGACCTGGTCCTGCTGCTCAACGTGCCCGCGCCGAGCGCCGACGAGGCGCAGAAGCTGGCGGCCTTCGTGGAGAACGGCGGCGGACTCTTCATCAGCATGGGCGACCGGGTGAACCCGGAGGCGTACAACCAGCGGCTGGGCCCGGTGCTGCCGCGTCCGCTGCGCCTGGTGCGCACCAGCGCCGAGCGCGACGACCCGGACGCGGACACCAAGAGCGCGCGGCTGGCGCAGGTCTCCGTGGAGCACGTCCTCTTCTCGCCCTTCACGGGGAAGGCGGAGGAGGGGCTCGTGGGGGCGCGCTTCTACAAGTACATGCTGCTGGAGGCGGACTCCCCGGGCGCGACCGGCGCCAGTCAGGTGCTGGCCACGTACGAGGACGGCGCGCCAGCGGTGGCCGTGGCGCGTAAGGGCAAGGGGCGCGTGGCGCTGCTCACCAGCACGGTGGACCGCGACTGGAGCGACTTCTCCATCCGCACCTCCTTCCTGCCGCTGATGCAGCGCTTCGCCGCCTACCTCACCGGCTCGCTGGACGAGCGCGAGGAGGTGCGCGTGCGCGTGGGCGAAAGCGCCACGCTGCGTCCCGAAGGCGCCCAGAAGGTGTCCTCGGTGCGCGCGCCGGACGGCACCGAGGTCTCCGTGAATGAGCAGCCGGAAGGCGCGCTGGTGGCCGGGCCGGTGACGGAGCCGGGCGTGTACTCGGTGCTGGGCGCGGACGGGAAGGTGCAGCCGGACCTGTCCTTCGCCGCCGTGCTCGATCCTTCCGAGAGCGACCTGGGACGTGTGCCGACGGACACCCTCACCGCCTACTTCGGAGAAGAGACGGTGAAGGCCTCCACGGGTGACGCGGACAAGCCGACGGTGCCGCTGTGGACCTGGCTCATCCTGGCCGCGTGCCTGGCGTTCTTCTTCGAAGGCACGCTGCTGCGCAAGTAG
- a CDS encoding sporulation delaying protein family toxin, with translation MKRSTLKLTSAVTAFMTFSTFGIGCGPADGSSGPSAGITQNQALSGQNLFKGMAFGLGPAAHYFDDLWQRPEIKAKLGDETLAKREEAAEAVIAKMSALDPAFFERFGNDLRSGNHLVIDQLLTDTRELTVAAANALRKDAGQAGEINAAALQQVEAGLYLYVETAVAVAIVLILILTQIDMTPVMEGPQSSQLQRDVWVDMLAKRFAAAE, from the coding sequence TTGAAGCGTTCCACCTTGAAGCTGACCTCGGCCGTGACGGCCTTCATGACCTTCTCCACCTTCGGTATCGGCTGCGGTCCCGCGGATGGCAGCAGCGGCCCGTCGGCCGGCATCACCCAGAACCAGGCCCTGTCCGGGCAGAACCTGTTCAAGGGCATGGCCTTCGGCCTGGGCCCCGCGGCGCACTACTTCGACGACCTCTGGCAGCGTCCGGAGATCAAGGCGAAGCTGGGCGACGAGACGCTGGCCAAGCGCGAAGAGGCCGCCGAGGCCGTCATCGCGAAGATGAGCGCGCTGGACCCGGCGTTCTTCGAGCGCTTCGGCAACGACCTGCGCAGCGGCAACCACCTGGTCATCGACCAGCTGCTGACGGACACGCGGGAGCTGACGGTTGCAGCGGCGAACGCGCTGCGCAAGGACGCGGGCCAGGCGGGTGAAATCAACGCCGCCGCCCTGCAGCAGGTCGAGGCGGGCCTGTACCTGTACGTGGAGACGGCCGTGGCCGTCGCCATCGTGCTGATCCTCATCCTGACCCAGATCGACATGACCCCGGTCATGGAAGGCCCGCAGTCCAGCCAGCTCCAGCGTGACGTGTGGGTGGACATGCTGGCGAAGCGGTTCGCCGCCGCTGAGTAG
- a CDS encoding SdpA family antimicrobial peptide system protein, with product MTESTPPSPQTSPTRRLGLLALGLILGWTTLTVYALHAALPYNPIELPFEKHFNIKLLLPEGWAFFTRDPRDDRMLPYLRTADGQWAWGSDTPNFQWKNAFGINRAARAQGVELGLLLHDTAALPREDCKEAPAVCLERAPVAKTLRNTSPRPTYCGQLGIVFQRAVPWAWSRTNQGKPITMPSKVLRLDVEC from the coding sequence GTGACCGAGTCCACTCCTCCCTCTCCCCAGACCTCCCCAACGCGCCGCCTGGGCCTGCTGGCCCTGGGACTCATCCTGGGCTGGACCACGCTCACGGTCTACGCCCTGCACGCGGCGCTGCCCTACAACCCCATCGAGCTGCCCTTCGAGAAGCACTTCAACATCAAGCTGCTGCTGCCAGAGGGGTGGGCCTTCTTCACTCGCGACCCGCGTGATGACCGGATGCTGCCCTACCTCCGCACCGCGGACGGCCAGTGGGCCTGGGGAAGCGACACGCCCAACTTCCAGTGGAAGAACGCCTTCGGTATCAACCGGGCCGCGCGGGCGCAGGGCGTGGAGCTGGGGCTGCTCCTCCACGACACCGCGGCCCTTCCCCGGGAGGACTGCAAGGAAGCCCCCGCCGTCTGCCTGGAGCGCGCCCCCGTGGCCAAGACGCTCCGCAACACCAGCCCGCGGCCCACGTACTGCGGCCAGCTGGGCATCGTCTTCCAGCGGGCCGTTCCCTGGGCCTGGAGCCGCACCAACCAGGGGAAGCCCATCACCATGCCCTCGAAGGTCCTGAGGTTGGACGTCGAATGCTGA
- a CDS encoding sporulation-delaying protein SdpB family protein, which yields MLTALGNRARAWVAGPSPWSNVYGLARTLVALGTGGTLAFSDTTTLFRPVAGIPEAPVCEGIRAASFFCVLPSGWLEVARWAAVLLLLVVASGWRPRVTGLVHWWVAVSMPWSASLTDGGDQIAAILALLMLPLALTDDRRWHWDAPRESTGNDEAKRLIARSAWVMLRLQVAGIYFHASVGKFKVTEWVDGTALYYWLLDPSVGAPDWLAGVMLPVLSSPVVALLTWSVLLLELGLALGPLLNPSLRRVLLPLGISFHLGIAVFHGLISFVLVMCGALILLLRPFDELFRFEGLRAWVRHMRTPPVPTATPSLEPVAVQVASVPPTDGA from the coding sequence ATGCTGACCGCGCTTGGAAACCGTGCCCGCGCCTGGGTGGCGGGCCCCTCCCCCTGGAGCAATGTCTACGGCCTGGCGCGCACGCTGGTCGCGCTGGGGACGGGTGGCACGCTGGCCTTCAGCGACACCACGACGCTGTTCCGGCCCGTCGCGGGCATCCCCGAGGCCCCCGTCTGCGAAGGCATCCGCGCGGCGTCCTTCTTCTGCGTGCTCCCCTCCGGCTGGCTGGAGGTGGCGCGATGGGCGGCGGTGCTGCTGCTGCTCGTCGTCGCCTCCGGCTGGCGCCCGCGCGTCACGGGACTGGTGCACTGGTGGGTGGCCGTCAGCATGCCGTGGTCCGCGTCGCTGACGGACGGCGGTGACCAGATTGCCGCCATCCTGGCGCTGCTGATGCTGCCCCTGGCGCTCACGGATGACCGGCGCTGGCACTGGGACGCGCCCCGCGAATCCACGGGGAACGACGAGGCGAAGCGGCTCATCGCCCGGTCGGCCTGGGTGATGCTCCGCCTCCAGGTGGCGGGCATCTACTTCCACGCCTCCGTCGGCAAGTTCAAGGTGACGGAGTGGGTGGACGGCACGGCCCTGTACTACTGGCTGCTGGACCCCAGCGTCGGTGCACCGGACTGGCTGGCCGGTGTGATGCTCCCCGTCCTGAGCAGCCCCGTGGTGGCGCTGCTCACCTGGTCCGTGCTGCTGCTGGAGCTGGGGCTCGCGCTGGGCCCGCTGCTGAACCCGTCCCTGCGCCGCGTGCTGCTGCCCCTGGGTATCAGCTTCCACCTGGGCATCGCCGTGTTCCACGGGCTCATCAGCTTCGTGCTCGTCATGTGCGGCGCGCTCATCCTGCTGCTCCGTCCGTTCGACGAGCTCTTCCGCTTCGAGGGCCTCCGCGCCTGGGTGCGACACATGCGGACCCCGCCCGTGCCCACCGCCACGCCGTCCCTGGAGCCAGTAGCGGTGCAGGTGGCGTCGGTGCCCCCCACCGACGGCGCATGA
- a CDS encoding YcjF family protein, whose amino-acid sequence MDIHLAEEIRKQVEEAFRKRGRVNIVIAGRSGVGKSTLVNAVFHGRIADTGQGRPVTKETREYTKDGIPVSILDTRGLEMGAFQETLKLLEELVAARAKDADATRHLHCAWLCISEDSRRVEDGDVKAVEMLARHMPVVVVVTKARSDQGFRAEVQKLLPMARNVMRVRALQETDDEGHTLQPKGLVELVELTMELVPEAQRNAFAAAQRVSIGQKRKRAHGIVASAAAAAGLIGAVPIPFADAALLVPTQVGMLAGVSSVFGLPLTEAFLSTLVGAGITGLGATFTGQSIVSGLLKLVPGPGTAIGALISATTATALTTLFGEAYVAVLSKLMEKRCGELPTEEEVIQAFREEMSLRGAA is encoded by the coding sequence ATGGACATCCATCTGGCGGAGGAGATCCGCAAGCAGGTTGAAGAGGCCTTCCGCAAGCGCGGCCGGGTCAACATCGTCATCGCGGGCCGCAGCGGCGTGGGCAAGAGCACGCTGGTCAACGCGGTGTTCCACGGCCGCATCGCGGACACCGGCCAGGGCCGCCCCGTCACGAAGGAGACGCGCGAGTACACGAAGGACGGCATCCCCGTCAGCATCCTCGACACCCGCGGCCTGGAGATGGGTGCCTTCCAGGAGACGCTGAAGCTGCTGGAGGAGCTGGTGGCCGCGCGCGCCAAGGACGCGGACGCCACGCGCCACCTGCACTGCGCCTGGCTGTGCATCAGCGAGGACTCGCGCCGCGTGGAGGACGGGGACGTGAAGGCGGTGGAGATGCTCGCGCGGCACATGCCGGTGGTCGTCGTGGTCACCAAGGCGCGCAGCGACCAGGGCTTCCGCGCGGAGGTGCAGAAGCTGCTGCCCATGGCCCGTAACGTCATGCGCGTGCGCGCGCTCCAGGAGACGGACGACGAGGGCCATACGCTCCAGCCCAAGGGCCTGGTGGAGCTCGTCGAGCTCACCATGGAGCTGGTTCCCGAAGCCCAACGCAACGCCTTCGCCGCCGCCCAGCGCGTGAGCATTGGCCAGAAGCGCAAGCGCGCGCACGGCATCGTCGCCAGCGCCGCGGCCGCCGCCGGCCTCATTGGAGCCGTGCCCATCCCTTTCGCCGACGCCGCCCTGCTCGTCCCCACGCAGGTCGGAATGCTGGCGGGGGTGAGTAGCGTCTTCGGCCTCCCGCTGACGGAGGCCTTCCTCTCCACGCTGGTGGGCGCGGGCATCACCGGCCTGGGCGCGACATTTACCGGCCAGTCCATCGTGTCCGGACTGCTGAAGCTCGTCCCGGGCCCGGGCACGGCGATTGGCGCGCTCATCTCCGCCACCACCGCCACCGCGCTCACCACGCTGTTTGGCGAGGCCTACGTCGCCGTCCTCTCCAAGTTGATGGAGAAGCGCTGTGGTGAGTTGCCCACGGAGGAGGAGGTCATCCAGGCCTTCCGCGAGGAGATGTCCCTGCGCGGCGCCGCGTAG
- the dbpA gene encoding ATP-dependent RNA helicase DbpA translates to MDFSALALSPPLLQVLEELDFKTATPIQAQSIPVLLQGRDLVGQAQTGSGKTAAFALPLLQKVQLQHRKVQALVLCPTRELCAQVAGEIRRLGRRLPGLQVLVLAGGQPIRPQLEALEKGAHLAVGTPGRVLDVLDRDALETRQLSTVVLDEADRMLDMGFREDMERILGVIPPRRQTVLFSATFPPDIEALSRNFQRQPVRVTVESTTAGPDIQQVRYDCEPEEKQALLLRILRHYQPASAIVFCNLKATVVELKKSLSAAGVSVDGLQGDLEQFERDRVMAKFRNQSTRVLIATDVAGRGIDVEALDAVINFDLPMQAEPYVHRIGRTGRAGRAGLAVSIVTPRDGRKVDDIQLATGVKLERGDVESLPSADPRNAVSLETTWDTLYISAGRKDKMRPGDILGALTGEAGGLEATDVGKIEIQDHVAYVAVARRVSRVAFQRLSEGRIKGRRYKIERVK, encoded by the coding sequence ATGGATTTTTCCGCGCTCGCGCTATCTCCCCCCCTGCTCCAGGTCCTGGAGGAGCTCGACTTCAAGACGGCCACGCCCATCCAGGCGCAGAGCATCCCGGTGCTGCTCCAGGGCAGGGACCTGGTCGGCCAGGCTCAGACGGGCAGCGGCAAGACGGCGGCCTTCGCGCTGCCACTCCTCCAGAAAGTCCAGTTGCAGCACCGCAAGGTGCAGGCGCTGGTGCTGTGCCCGACGCGTGAGCTGTGCGCGCAGGTGGCGGGCGAGATTCGCAGGCTGGGACGGCGGCTGCCCGGGCTCCAGGTGCTGGTGCTCGCGGGCGGCCAGCCCATCCGTCCGCAGTTGGAGGCGCTGGAGAAGGGCGCGCACCTGGCGGTGGGGACGCCGGGCCGGGTGCTGGATGTGTTGGACCGCGATGCGCTGGAGACGCGGCAGCTGTCCACGGTGGTGCTCGACGAGGCGGACCGGATGCTCGACATGGGCTTCCGCGAGGACATGGAACGCATCCTCGGGGTCATACCGCCACGGCGGCAGACGGTGCTCTTCTCGGCCACCTTCCCGCCGGACATCGAGGCGCTGAGCCGCAACTTCCAGCGTCAACCCGTCCGCGTCACGGTGGAGTCCACCACCGCGGGTCCCGACATCCAGCAGGTGCGCTACGACTGCGAGCCCGAGGAGAAGCAGGCCCTGCTGCTGCGCATCCTCCGGCACTACCAGCCGGCGTCCGCCATCGTCTTCTGCAACCTCAAGGCGACGGTGGTGGAGCTGAAGAAGTCGCTCTCCGCGGCGGGCGTCAGCGTGGACGGACTCCAGGGGGATTTAGAGCAGTTCGAGCGCGACCGGGTGATGGCGAAGTTCCGCAACCAGAGCACGCGGGTGCTCATCGCCACGGACGTGGCGGGACGCGGCATCGACGTGGAGGCGCTGGACGCCGTCATCAACTTCGACCTGCCCATGCAGGCCGAGCCCTACGTGCACCGCATCGGCCGCACGGGCCGGGCGGGCCGCGCGGGCCTGGCCGTCTCCATCGTCACGCCTCGCGACGGCCGCAAGGTGGACGACATCCAACTGGCCACCGGCGTGAAGCTGGAGCGCGGGGACGTGGAGTCACTGCCCTCGGCGGATCCTCGCAACGCGGTGTCTTTGGAGACGACGTGGGACACGCTCTACATCTCCGCCGGACGCAAGGACAAGATGCGGCCCGGCGACATCCTGGGCGCGCTCACGGGCGAGGCGGGCGGGCTCGAAGCGACCGACGTGGGCAAGATTGAAATCCAGGACCACGTGGCCTACGTCGCCGTCGCCCGGCGCGTGTCGCGGGTGGCCTTCCAGCGGCTGAGCGAAGGCCGCATCAAGGGCCGCCGGTACAAAATCGAGCGCGTGAAGTAG
- a CDS encoding DUF6209 family protein: MKTSVWKYLALALPLMAACGGAPQQQEETSANSTESQQAPLTTPTATVRFLNGWTHSQHGAIVRGGTLVVDYDLYRMTDCHHSTYAGQQAWDTLAYVRFLPSGQLFSGSVKQATGSTSFVNKPFEVTVPSDATSVETWFFTSGRTCAPKYDSNYGQNYVFPVEAQSPSAVVWAGDWGGSFARDCEHRDGLADPIVIDSYVMERACKFVDADVYVPGVTDTATARPQLIHAQVEFSVDGATTQHQWLAYQGRVGNNYRYRWNLAAEPLAYTPWNAYAFGFRYSTDGVSWYRIASGAGPTGGPARTVQRSF; encoded by the coding sequence ATGAAGACGTCTGTCTGGAAGTATCTGGCCCTCGCGTTGCCGCTGATGGCGGCCTGTGGCGGAGCTCCTCAGCAGCAGGAGGAGACGTCTGCCAACTCCACGGAGTCACAGCAGGCGCCGCTCACCACGCCCACCGCCACGGTGCGCTTCCTCAACGGCTGGACGCATTCGCAGCACGGCGCCATCGTCCGCGGCGGCACGCTCGTCGTCGACTACGACCTGTACCGGATGACGGACTGTCACCACAGCACCTACGCCGGCCAGCAGGCGTGGGACACGCTGGCCTATGTCCGCTTCCTCCCCAGCGGCCAGCTCTTCAGCGGCAGCGTGAAGCAGGCCACGGGCAGCACCTCGTTCGTGAACAAGCCCTTCGAGGTGACAGTGCCCTCGGACGCCACGAGCGTGGAGACGTGGTTCTTCACCTCCGGCCGCACCTGCGCGCCGAAGTACGACAGCAACTACGGCCAGAACTACGTCTTCCCCGTGGAAGCGCAGTCGCCCTCCGCGGTGGTGTGGGCCGGTGACTGGGGCGGCAGCTTCGCGCGCGACTGCGAGCACCGCGACGGGTTGGCGGACCCCATCGTCATCGACAGCTACGTCATGGAGCGCGCCTGCAAGTTCGTGGACGCGGACGTGTACGTGCCCGGCGTGACGGATACCGCCACCGCGCGTCCGCAGCTCATCCATGCGCAGGTGGAGTTCAGCGTGGACGGCGCGACCACGCAGCACCAGTGGCTGGCCTACCAGGGTCGGGTGGGCAACAACTACCGATACCGCTGGAACCTCGCCGCGGAACCGCTCGCGTATACGCCATGGAACGCCTATGCATTCGGGTTCCGCTATTCAACGGACGGCGTGAGCTGGTATCGCATCGCGAGCGGCGCTGGCCCCACGGGCGGCCCCGCGCGGACCGTTCAGCGTAGCTTCTGA